aatagtgaaaaaagaagaagagaaaaatgaaTCTGGTGCTTTCTCCTCAACCTGAAGGATAATTACCAGCAAATATGAGTGTTGGAACTTTCAAGCAAGCTAGGCCTGTAGagtcagcattattattattattattattattattattattattattaagccaTGGGGATTTAAACACTGGGTTCAGATTACGTTTGCACAAATCATTTGCTGAAATCCTGTGCAGGTCTTTCAATTCCGGTGCTGATATAAAGGCCAGGCAGTGCAAGAGCTTCAGGTTTGTGTACATGATTCTTATAACCAGACTGTTGATCGAATTCCTCAATCATTTGAAGTGTATTAGGCACAGAGACCTCAGTCATCAGCATCAAAAATATATCTCTGAGCCTCCCACGCTGGTGATAAGGTTGCAGGTCAATTGCAGAAGGACGGTTCAGGTGGGagaaatattacagaaatattACCAGGAATAAATGCAGGAGGCTGATAACATTTTCTCATGATACCTATAACCATCAGCTTATCCACATTGTAGGAAAAGCATAGCTTCAAGAACGCACTCTGTCAAGCATATCACCAATGTCAAATACACTTCAGCAAGAAAAGAGCCTTGTAGTGTTTTAAATAACTGGATTGCAGTGCATTAATGAGTTTGTTCCATATTGCTTGAATTTCCCAAGTCCTTAACTGATATTGCAAGGTAAGATTGGAAAGGCAGATTTTGGTAAATTGGTTTGGAGATAAGACCGTATCTCCCATATCATCTAGGACAACTAAAGGGCAGGAAATTTGCTGTGTTAACTTTATAATAATCACTAGTGTTTGTGTCATTTTTCACATATCAGCTACACTGTTGTATAGCATCTGTGTTTCTGAATAGATCTTCTCAAAATCAGACATTTCTTGTCATTAGTTCACTTGTATTCATGTTACACCTTACTCTACATGTTCTGATATTTTTGATAAAAACTTGCTTTATCAGACATTGTTCTTCAGAACATCTCttcattattaaaaacactAAATCATTCACTGCTCATGAGTTTTGATATACATTTGTCTTCATTTTATCTCTGAACATTGATTTGGTATTAGACAaacaagctgattttttttttttttttttaactctcttCTACTTTTGAGATATGGTTCATTAACCTGTATGAATCTGGCACATATTACAGCCTGTGCAAATCAGCATTACATTTATGCAAACCAATTGATATTTTCCTCTCTTTCCCTAAACAACATGGAGTACTTATCCACACGTGAGTGCACAAGTGACAAAGGGTTTCAATTAAGCGATAGAAAACCAGACTCACTCATCTTCCTCTCAATCCAGCCAACAAAGCCCTTTTAATTAGTATTCATTAATTGTCGTGCTGTAAAAtctatttatgcctgtttttaTCAAGCCATCAAAGAGCTCACTAATTGCCTCATAATATGATAAATAGATCCAGTACGTGTTGGACCTGTTTTAAAACAGCATTTCAAAGCAAGCGGAGGGAGTAAGTCTCGGATACAACAATACCTCTATTTAATATGGGGGCAGAACACTGTGTCTAATCCCTGCGGTTTAATTTTAAATCATGAGATGAGACTTGGTGTTCCTAAGCGGAGAACCTAAGAGAGCAGTagctgtatatttatttattcttgcaTGATTTCCTTGGAGTTCTACCTGTTTTGCTTAGTAGATTGTGGCACTTTGacgttttttcttctttttacatAAAGATTTTTTACTTTTGGAACAAGATACTTTTTCCACTGGTGCCTCATACATTTCCGAAAGACACTCGAGAGGTTCTATATGCCTTCAAAATACAACACTCCATTATATTATGACAGATGCCAGTGTTCTCACTTCTGTTGTGAAATCGGAAAATGAAGTGGTGTGTGTCCAGGCCACAGCCACACACGAGTGAGCAAGAGACAAATGCCAACAAGTTAATTAAATGTCATGCCAGCCTTCTAGCACTGGCTTCAATGCGCTGTATGAAGTGTTATCATACGATCACTGCACTCACTTCAAattcattttgtgttgaaacagtatggaaaatgattaAGGTCATTAATGGTCAGAGAAACGAGAACTGTGTAATGGAATATCCCAACTGCTTATATGAATCACTCATTTGTAGTGTTTCACTGTGATAAGGATgagcgcgagagagacacagagggtTAAGTGCACAGGCTAATTTCTACATCACACTCAGGAGTTAATGTAATTCATGTTCTAGTACCATTTCCATCTGATTTTCTACACAACTTAACTAAGGTATGGTTAACTCCTGTAGGAGCTTAGTAATATTTTTGTAGAAGCTTGGTGATATGTTAATACTCTTATACCTTTaatctgcacactttgcttctctagaactcaattaaagatcttgtatggtagcactacttgtattgttctctgcttgatacattgctttgcttgtatttcttcagttgtaagtcgctttggataaaagcttctgctaaatgaataaatgtaaatgtaaatatcagacaTTTCTTAATAATtagaaaaagaataagaaacATAACAAGCATTGAGCAGGTGTATTTGTTAGCTGGAACTGCTTTACTGAGTTATTTAGAGCAGTGATTCTCAATGTGGGGTCTATGAAGCATAGCTATGGTGGAAATCACTACCAACCTTTACCATtataagttattatatttattatgtaagCAAAAACACTATGTGCGTATATGAAAACAATGCTGACCAGGGTGTTGTGATCGTGGAGTGCTGTTACCATCCCAacgtgcattattttcatataacagcatgttctggagcagtggtcaccaaccctcttgcTTGAGttctaccttcctgcagattACATCTCCAGTCAAAATCTAACACTCCTGTTTTAGTTCaccaagaacttcttaaggcaatgattagatggtgaGGTGGGCACAATTATGGTTGGAGTTAAAGTCTTctggaaggtagatctccaggaacagggttggtgaccactggactagtgtgttattctgcttataccacagcaatttgccaatgattacaatgtttattttattaatgaatgacctGTTGCACATTTTAATGGTTACAGTcaagatttaatgttgtggaatgtctgagagacaagttagttcctgttatcgcttacagTACAGCCACAATAAACatatcccctctctctctcgctcactctgtctctctctctctccaccctctCTCCACCCACCCACCAGTCAGCTTTGAGAATTATTCAACCTCACTGTGGTGTTTTTCTAGATATTCACCTGTTTGATTGGTCACTTGGTTTAATCCAAATCTCAggaactcaaaaacaagtagccCCATGAATAATGTCAACTTGACCCTAATGTGTTTGctcagtggaaagttcaggaaaataaagattttaaataaGCTTCATGAAAAATTCAATCATTCTGAAGAGGCAAATGTTTAAGAAACCCAGATTTAGAATATTGAAGTTAACAAAAATAATGATTTGAGCTTTGATACAGCTGCTAGGGATATGGAGTGCATAAAGTTACATAGGTGTATAGTTCCGTATAAGAACCATATTTCAAGCTTGTCATCTTGGTGCACTACATTACCTTCAACACTGGGATTTAGCCTTTATCTTCTTATAAGCAGCTTATTTTAAATCCACTCTGTTTTTACAGATTATACATGTAAGGATACAAAGTCTGTTCATACGTATCTTAACCTATCACAAACtctatctgtttgtgtgtgtgtttctgtaagcACGGGCACGCGTCCAGATCCTCTTGTCTCTATCTTCGTTATACCTGGTCATGctccaatacaaaaaaaaattctaaagagGGCAATCGATGAAATCtattgtataaatattttttttcttctgtgtgtgAAGGATGAAGCTGAATGAGTAATTATTTTCTCTTTGCAGTGTTTCTTGAAAAGCAGCTTATCCCATATATACATGTTGACGTCTGAGCTTTTGATAGTGTGCTTGCCAGTGCAATATCCTTCTCACTCTGTATGCCTTTGCTCTCCACTCTCTATTATTCTTCCCTTGTATAGGGCACACAAGTATACAACACAAAGTGGtttattttcctcattttccACATGCTCTGGCTCTCCCTGATGAGTGCTTTGCAGTCAGTTGCTGGAAAGCTGTCATTATTAACTCCACCTGCTAGTTATTGAAGTTTCATGTCTCTCATGCTAACAGCTTCACAATAGAAGTAAATATTTCAACTGTTTTCTCTGTACATTTATCTAATATATTGTAAATTCCCTAAATAATACAGATTCAGATGTTATGAGTATATCAGTACAGTGTTTGtcactttcttttcttaatGAATGCATACCAGGCTACAATTCACTTACTTTTACCATGAGGTATGCTCAAGTTACCATGCAATATCCAACTCCTGTAAGCcacaataattaataatagaGCGTACAGGGGACATTTTGTCTTATGGCTCAGTGACACAGCCGGTAACAttgccatctcacagctccagggtccagtcctgagctcaggtgcgtgtgagaaaaagagagagaggggttttTATGCTCTTTATGTTTATTTGCTTGTGCttcctgtgggtttcctcctacttcccaaaaacatgcatggtgcTTCACACCCGAGAAAGTCTCTGGCTTCACCATGACTCTGTCAAGATAAAGTGCTTAGTGAAAGTGAATCTGTCTTATACTCCATGATCTTAAAGTCAGATCCAGTTGTTAACACAGAATGTCCATTTTTGAGTTAGATTACTTTATGGCTTCCGCATGATGAATAACGATGCGGCTTGTGCACACGGAAATAAACTGATTAATGCTgagagcagcagtgtgtgtatatgttgtaGTTTATGCTAGAGATGAGCGAATGCAGTAAGAGTTGTGTACTGGATTAGGAGAGAAGGGTTTTGAGTGGTATTGAGGACAGGAAGAAGTCGAAGCTGCGTATCTCCCCCAGGTCCATAACACTGTTGCCTAGTAACAGGTGCTTCGTGAGGCAGGCTCGGGTGATGACATCAGAGATCAAAGCCACAAAGCCTCCGCACTGTCATGAGCTCTAATTATCCATTAATTACTGCTCAAGTTCCTATATCGACTTATTaatgattttacacacacatacatttatgaTAGTACAGAAAAattctgaaaggaaaaaaaagaagtccaTTTTCTTTGATGAGTTGTTGACTTGGTCATGCATGTTATGTGGTAACAATGTACAGATAATGTTCCGtgtaacacacactcagccTAGTGCTCCAGTCTGAGGTTTAAATCAGACACTGCATTTGATGTAGTGCCCAGGTCACTGAGTTAAGGTATAGTCAGAGGATCCTGTTGAGGCTCTTCAGAAGATAAACATAAAAGTGACTGACTAATAATAGTCACTTAGAGTTTCTGACGCACTGAATCATCATGTTATGTACCTGCTGTCTTTATAAGATAAGAAGATAAGAATGTTACTGCAACTGGATTCTAGGACACAtacaaaaatgaccaaaaaataaAGGTTCCCAGAATACAATGCAGAAATTGCTTTATTTACTTTCTGAACTTGCCTCTGCTATTTTCCCGCCAAGATGACGTTCAGTAGCTGTGGCTGCAAAAAAGGCAGGTTTAAAGATggacatatttattattttgtgtgttattacagctgaaatacaaatgaaatcCATGTACAGCAGTTTCTTTTAGATAATGTGTTAgtgtctttcagtggaattggaaAGGACACAATCTCTAAATGCAGTTCTCTCTTTGCACTTTAGGAattaaccagattttaaaaagcTAGAATTTTACTTGTGGTTGAGATGCATATTTCACTTGAGATAGCCTGTAGTTTTTAAAACTTATGAGTAGAAAATGTAAAAGATTTTTGTTTGTGATTTGGTTTTTTCAACTCACCATACACGTGTGATGGAAATAGACCCCAAGGTACTCTGTTATTCTTAAAAGTTCTTGTGTTTCATCTTTTCCCACACAGATGGGTGCAGTAGACCGCGCAGGTTGGAGTACAGAAGGAGGTCAGAGCCTGGTGCATGTGCTCCAAAATCTGGCCCATGGTAACAGGTAAGGGAGGACAGAGAAActagattttcttttttctcctccaccttccagtGCTTCAGCCCCCACTTTATGGCCACTGCTTGAGTTTCTCAGAGAGACCTCATGctttgatccatttttttttttggtcagagGCCAAAGCACACTTGTGTGATGAGGGGTTCCTTGAGCTGTTACCTCTCCCAGAGATTGATACAGGCCTATTGTTTGGGATGCTCTTGGCTCCCTCCATCCCCCCCACCCTTTCCCCTGCTAAAATGAAAAAGCTATCCTTTTGAAGTTGCCCAACCATGCTTTAGTTGAAAAGAGGTAGTAATCTGTGCTGCATTGTATTTTAGGTACTCTGTCAGCACCAGCCACTGTTCTCACATAATGAAGAATGACTTACAACTCCTCATTGAATTAATGTCATGCTCAGACTCCCAAGTGATGCAATAGAAAAGCATTCACCCTATCATCAGAAACTAAGTTCAGATCTtgataccacagcaatctgtgGCCAGTAGTTCCAGAGGACAAAACTgcccatgctctctgggtgggcgAGAGAACTTTACTCTCTCAACACTTTCACTGGACTTTGTCTGTATGATTGTCAATTTTTCCCAGTTGAAGTGTAAACATGCAGTAAATATTTCTGTCTGGAAGCTACTACTGTGCAGTATAGGACAACTTCATGTAGTATTTAACACCACACTGTGCATCAATAATACAGAGGAACAACATGCATCTTTTAAATAGGCCTGTGCCTGGCAGTGTTCTCATGACCATATTCAGACAACTTTCAGCAGACATTCATGTGGCTCAGGCTCAACATAAATATTCTTGTATCAGTGAAAAAGTGTAATTGCAATGTTAAGAGTATACCTGTCTTTAAATCACATCTTTAAACTCTGCACTGTCACTTCCTAGGTCTCAGCCAGACACTGCAGTTGGGTCACTTGCTGCCGAGATTTTGAAAGCAGTCGGATGCCAAGACGGGACAGGAACCATCCCAATGCACTTAATGTAACccattttgtatttcttttttagtgctgtaaacatttcattgtttaaataaattataaagcaCTTGCTTTTCCCAAAAGCTCAGTATAATATTCATAATTCCCATCCCTGTTCCTATAAAACCCCCTATCCTGCACTTTTGTGTTGTCCTTGCTCTAACACAGCTACTTAGCAAGGGTGGTTAGTTAGCTAGTTGAAGCTGGTGTGTTAAAGCAGGGAAAAGGAAACACTAAAAATTTCCAGGATAAGGGTTGTATAAACTTAAATTTGAGCCATTCTTTAGATGAATTGAAAATGCAATTCAATATCTATTAATCATTTAAGCATGTGCAGGTTACTGTTGACTGTATATACCTATAAAAACTGAACAGTTTACATAAAGGATTGTTATATACCTTTTAGGAAGTTAAATTTGAGCACTTGTTTGTCAAATTGACAAGTTGTGAGAATGGATAAAACCTTTAATGAAAAACTGCCCAAGACTGTACACAAGACTTACATTCACACTAAGACAAGTGAAGTTTgtccattattttatttagccaCGTCATAACCATGTCTCCAATAAACACAGCAGGCTACAATAATAAGGGGTTCATTTCAAAACCTTCTAAAGCTACCATCAAAAAGAGaacttaaagaaagaaaagaaaagaaaaaaaaaaaaaaaactgccccCCCTTGATTGCAGACCCTTTTGCGACACCGGAACCAGTGATCTTGTTAAAGCAAGAAAGCTGGATTTTGGaccatttctttcattcttgGTTTTATACAAAAGCTACACAATGTTACACTTGATCAGAATACAGTTCAATTAGTGTTCTACACCATAAACTTGATAAAATCTTAATTGATGGAGGATTACCACTATAATTTAACACTATGCAAGAGATTCGAAAAGAATACAAAATTACTGCAAAATAAAAGACAAGTGTGAAAGCAAGCTAATTAAGTACCATTAGACTAcagaatcttaaaaaaaaaaaaaaaatgtaaaaagaaataaaaattacagGCAAAGTTAAGGTTTAAAATcccattttaaatttaaatcccATCACTTCTTGGGCCTTCTTTGAGTAACCCGCCCATTGAAACTCCTTTGCAGTTAAAACTCCCACCAGTGAGGACCAgaacaaaaaattttttacttgCTCGTGTTCCCATAGGAAACTCAGCTTGTATTAGTGTCAGGCACTTCCAGAGAAACTAGCCCACTCTCTTGAGACCGCTCAGCAACTCTTCAGGCCAAATCACAATGCAGGTTCATTCAGATCAGACAATACAGCTATGGGACAAAAGAAACACTGCTATTAGTCAGGAACTGCACACATGTAGGACTCCAATACATTTCCATTCAGATTAGTTGTGCGAACTGCATGCCTTGCATCATGATGCTTAAGCAGTGACCAAACCCAAACAGCCATTCACAGTGAAAACATGTttgggtgcattagtgcctcaCCTAAAAAAATTCTCTATTTACAGATCAGTATCAAACCAAGCAAGCTGATTGCTATCGCCTGGGGGAAGGCCATCCATCAAGTCCTGGGTGTGTCCAAGGTCAGGCAGGCCATCCACAGGGTAGTCTGTGCCAGGGTGGTGCCCACCCATATCATGCTCCATCATGGGGTCCATGCCCATGGCATCTTGCCCATACCCTCCAGGGTGGTAGGAGCGGTAGCTGGGGTCTGTAGACAGGAGAAGTATGGAAAGGGAGTGGAAGGAAGGGGGATCGCACACAACTAGGTTAGAAGAAGCATATTAAACAGGCAGCTCACAACAGCAAACCCTCTGTATTCCAAGACATGTAAGCCCATCTTCAGCAGGTGCAAGCTGCCACACTCGAGGTAGCTAGTTAGAGCATGCAAACACCTATGCTGAGTTATTTTTAGCCTCTTTTCCACTGTAAGGCCGAACGGTTGTGGAGTTCAGTGCCAGCACGTTTCCATGTTGTGCACTGCTCAATCAAAGTTAGATACTACAGTTACAATGCAGTGACTCATGCACTCATGCCCGTCACATGTTCACAACAAATGTGGCAGTTAATAAAATAACCTTATGGGAAAACTAAGCTGGTGCTGAAAATGaaatttgaattaattatatTGAAAATATCTGCAAATTGCTGCAGCATCTATATTCGTCCATTCAACAGTATTGCTAAATGAAGtgccattaaaataataaatggtaTTAGCAATGGAAAATTAAACCATTGAACAATTACAAAATGTGAGCGTGATACTCCTATCCGTTGGATAGATTTAGAAACAACGTAAAGCTACAATACAGGAACACTATATTTAGATCAGTTTTAAAGGGGACAgagttttaaatgttatatataggCAACCTTTTGAGGCAGTATTCATCTGAACAGCTGAATGATTGGGGTCTAATGGTCATCATTCACAGTAAACACAATCTATTTACTTAAGAATGATGTGCCTGGTCTAGAAAATGTTCATCTCCTTCCTTTTTAATTGCTGTTGAATTGTTGGCTGTGATGTTAATGAATAAAAGTACAAGAGAAAGGGTGAATATCACACCACAAAAAATAACATGCTGAGTGCTATATGAAGCCTTCCAGTCTTAACCATGCTCTTGTGAACATTCCAATCTGAACAGTTTCTCTCCCTGCTCAGAACAGGTTGGCCCTACAGTAGAAAAGAagcttctggaaaaaaaaatgctgtataCTCACCATCCGGTCTGTAGCCAAGAGGCTCTCCTTGTGCAATATCCAGACCCAGGTCTCCAGTCTGGAGGGGATGAGATAATTAGCTCAAGATCAGCggttatatttaacattttttggatAGACCCTATGCTTCAACTGTTCTAAGCTACATGTGAAATCTTAGAAAGTTACTCCACATCACTGATGTCAGTTTCAACATTCCTGTCAGAATCTATGGTGTCCGGGCTTTGACCCAGGATTCATTTTACGGTGATAATCTTGCATGGGGATTTGGACAGGGTTTAGCTGAGATGAGCTGCTCTACCTCGTTCCAGGTCATGGGCTCAGTCCTGAACAGGGAGCTGGTGAGCTCCACAGACAGTCTCTTCTTATAGTCCTGGGGTTTATCCTCTGACATGCGGAACAGCACTGCTGCAGCATACGTGGCTGTGGAGGAGAGATAGTGCCATCAGTATAGTCAGACAGGCACAAAGCTCAGCCTAGCCACTTTCATACGGATAGCCGCAAATTAGACATCCTTTTCCCATGTTCAATACACAACGAAATAAAAGAAGGAACAGTATATTTAACAGTTTGACCATTATGAACAAAAAATTTTCATATTTTAGGGCAAAGAATGCCTGCATGTGTTTACACAACTCAACTCAAGCCTGTGCTACATTTGTGAACAAGCTGCACAGTGATGTCCGAATCACAAGCATTTGAGGCTGGCCAATTGAACAAATCTAAACTGCAATTTCCTGCCATCACTTGGCAACTAGACGTAGACAACGACAAAGCCCAGTTTGATAGTTTTTAACTTAAGTCTCTCTTGTGAACAAAAGAAAACCCTCACCAACTCCTTCATTTCGAGAGTGAAGCAGCTCTGTGAGTGGTGCAGTCGCTCCCTCTGCCTCAATGGCCTCAGCTGCCTCCTTATCCTGGGCTAACTCGCACAAGACACCTGCAGCTACACGCTGGATGTTCTCAATGGGGGAGTACAGCAGCTAGTGGGAGTAAAAACTAGCTTAGGATTACTGCAGCACAATTCaatacaaatagaaaaaaactGAATGTTTTCAACGGTCTCAATACTATAGCTCAAAATGACACTTTACAATATGTATCATTTACATAGAAAGTGAGCTAAACCTCAGACACCATGTTTTGATGGATTTAAATCAAGCATGATCTCTGCAATGGGCACAACTAAACTAGCAGGAGAGATGCGACTAACCTGGACAAAGAGTGGAATGGTGTTGAGTCCTCTGATGACAATCCTGTTATGAATATCTCTTGCAAGAATGTGCAGTGCTCCGGTGCAGCCTTCTACAATCTCCTCCATACGAACACCCTCCTGCAAGAACGCAGACAGTGAGccgccaaaaataaataaatcaacaccacctcctctttcctctattCCTACTGAGCAAGAACCACAGGACTCACCACAAACTGTTGTTGTGTGCCTCCCATGGAAGTGCGTCTCTGAGTATCTTGGTGAGCTCGGACAAGCAGTTGGACCAGTCGAGGGATGGCACCTTGTTCTCTAAGAGGTGCATGGTTGGCAGGGCACAGAGCCAGATTACGGATCAGACCAACTGTAGCCTAGGAGCAAAGAGGGTATATGCTTTCAAAAAATGGTGTCCGTCAGAAACAAATTGCAGAATGACGTGAATGGCTACAATGAGTTACATGGTACCTTTATAAGAGGCCAATGTGAAGGGGGGTGGAGGAGTTTAACCACCACTGGCAGCCCATAGTGTAGCCGTACTGCATTCTGGGCCATTTCAGCATCCTGGTGTCTGGAGGTGAGGTGGCGAAGGGCACAGATAGCAGGCTCAGTAATATCCTCCCGGTCTCCAGCACGCAGGACTGTACGCACAAGTGCCTCGATGCCACCCACCTGGCACACCATCATTTTGTTCTTGTAGTTGTTACAGGTAAGGTTGGACAGTATGCCAGCAGCACAGGTCACCACATTGATGTCATCAGAACCTAAAAGCTGCACCAGAGTGCCCAACAGGCCCTCCATGCCCTCCTACAAGTGGAAAGCAACAGAAAAAATTCTCCGTTAGAAACCGATCTAAGCAAAATGACAGGATAACTCTCAGAAACCAAAACCAACAAGTCAAGGTTGTGACATTTTTAGAAATACTGCATGAGGTTTAATCCTATCACAACAACCACCACAAGATAAAGGACAATTACTCCACAACATTCTGCCACTATGCTAACCGGTGAGTAAAATGTGTGGCAGGCATTACAATCACATGTAGCTTTTGTTCATGCGTTCTGTTCATCATGGTTTTCCTTTAAGGAACACCACCCTAACTTTTGGCAGGTCAGGTGTTGTCTACAACCCCATGACCCTCCACAGATAAAGGCAGGAATGACCGTTACCTGCATCACATCTACTTCAGCTAAGGAGGTCTTCTCCATGGAAAAGTGgggagacaaaaagagagcGCTCATGTAGGAAGAATAGAGCAAAGTGTAAAAGAGgtggaggaaaaacaaaacattaggCGTTCACCTGTTTGGTGGCAGCATCGGACAGGTTCCTGAGAGTCCATAAACAGTTCTGAACCAGTCGCTGGCTGGGATCTGTAAGGTGGAGACCCAGTGCCTGCATACCACCTGAAAAGTACCCACACGTGAACTAGGTTATCAGTCTGCACAGAATTAAGACTGTAAactttaaacagtattaaaatgaaatcttGCCCGGCTAACCCTGAAGTAAACCATCAAAGAACCAGACTCACCGGCCTCAACAATAGCAGGTTTGTTACTGGAACATACAGACAGCACTTTTAGCACACGGCTAGTGGTCCACAGCAACTTCTCGTACGTATATGTCCTCATGATGTTGACCAAAGCCTGGGGGCCTCCGCTGGCCAGGATGATGAGCTAATGGAACAGACACAAGCAAGACACTCGAGACACTCCAGCAAGAGCATAATCATGTCCCACTAAACCAGATGTACTATTTGATAAGGTGCAGAACTGTCCCAACaattaacacacatttaacataTGATGCATCTTACTTTGCTTTCTTGATTGCCATAAGCCAAGATCTGAAGGCAGTCTGTTGTGATGGCAAGGAATTTTACATTGGTTTTGTTCAACAATGCCACCATCTTCTGTAAGCCTCCAGCCAGGCGCACAGCCATTTTGGCTCCCTCCTGGTGCAGCAGCAGGTTGTGGAGAGTTGTGATAGCATAGAATAGTACAGAGTCCACTGGAGAgctgaagaaaacaaatcaCTTATAATGAGACCAGGAACCAGACTGTGTATTCCGCATTAATCATTTTCTTAGTCATCACTTTGATTTTGAGATCAGTCTATATCTGATGTTATA
This Ictalurus furcatus strain D&B chromosome 1, Billie_1.0, whole genome shotgun sequence DNA region includes the following protein-coding sequences:
- the ctnnb1 gene encoding catenin beta-1 isoform X2 encodes the protein MATQSDLMELDMAMEPDRKAAVSNWQQQSYLDSGIHSGATTTAPSLSGKGNPDDEDVDNQVLYEWEQGFNQNFSQDQVADIDGQYAMTRAQRVRAAMFPETLDEGMQIPSTQFDSATPTNVQRLAEPSQMLKHAVVNLINYQDDAELATRAIPELTKLLNDEDQVVVNKAAVMVHQLSKKEASRHAIMRSPQMVSAIVRTMQNTSDVETARCTAGTLHNLSHHREGLLAIFKSGGIPALVKMLGSPVDSVLFYAITTLHNLLLHQEGAKMAVRLAGGLQKMVALLNKTNVKFLAITTDCLQILAYGNQESKLIILASGGPQALVNIMRTYTYEKLLWTTSRVLKVLSVCSSNKPAIVEAGGMQALGLHLTDPSQRLVQNCLWTLRNLSDAATKQEGMEGLLGTLVQLLGSDDINVVTCAAGILSNLTCNNYKNKMMVCQVGGIEALVRTVLRAGDREDITEPAICALRHLTSRHQDAEMAQNAVRLHYGLPVVVKLLHPPSHWPLIKATVGLIRNLALCPANHAPLREQGAIPRLVQLLVRAHQDTQRRTSMGGTQQQFVEGVRMEEIVEGCTGALHILARDIHNRIVIRGLNTIPLFVQLLYSPIENIQRVAAGVLCELAQDKEAAEAIEAEGATAPLTELLHSRNEGVATYAAAVLFRMSEDKPQDYKKRLSVELTSSLFRTEPMTWNETGDLGLDIAQGEPLGYRPDDPSYRSYHPGGYGQDAMGMDPMMEHDMGGHHPGTDYPVDGLPDLGHTQDLMDGLPPGDSNQLAWFDTDL
- the ctnnb1 gene encoding catenin beta-1 isoform X3, whose amino-acid sequence is MATQSDLMELDMAMEPDRKAAVSNWQQQSYLDSGIHSGATTTAPSLSGKGNPDDEDVDNQVLYEWEQGFNQNFSQDQVADIDGQYAMTRAQRVRAAMFPETLDEGMQIPSTQFDSATPTNVQRLAEPSQMLKHAVVNLINYQDDAELATRAIPELTKLLNDEDQVVVNKAAVMVHQLSKKEASRHAIMRSPQMVSAIVRTMQNTSDVETARCTAGTLHNLSHHREGLLAIFKSGGIPALVKMLGSPVDSVLFYAITTLHNLLLHQEGAKMAVRLAGGLQKMVALLNKTNVKFLAITTDCLQILAYGNQESKLIILASGGPQALVNIMRTYTYEKLLWTTSRVLKVLSVCSSNKPAIVEAGGMQALGLHLTDPSQRLVQNCLWTLRNLSDAATKQTSLAEVDVMQEGMEGLLGTLVQLLGSDDINVVTCAAGILSNLTCNNYKNKMMVCQVGGIEALVRTVLRAGDREDITEPAICALRHLTSRHQDAEMAQNAVRLHYGLPVVVKLLHPPSHWPLIKATVGLIRNLALCPANHAPLREQGAIPRLVQLLVRAHQDTQRRTSMGGTQQQFVEGVRMEEIVEGCTGALHILARDIHNRIVIRGLNTIPLFVQLLYSPIENIQRVAAGVLCELAQDKEAAEAIEAEGATAPLTELLHSRNEGVATYAAAVLFRMSEDKPQDYKKRLSVELTSSLFRTEPMTWNETGDLGLDIAQGEPLGYRPDAVLSDLNEPAL
- the ctnnb1 gene encoding catenin beta-1 isoform X1, giving the protein MATQSDLMELDMAMEPDRKAAVSNWQQQSYLDSGIHSGATTTAPSLSGKGNPDDEDVDNQVLYEWEQGFNQNFSQDQVADIDGQYAMTRAQRVRAAMFPETLDEGMQIPSTQFDSATPTNVQRLAEPSQMLKHAVVNLINYQDDAELATRAIPELTKLLNDEDQVVVNKAAVMVHQLSKKEASRHAIMRSPQMVSAIVRTMQNTSDVETARCTAGTLHNLSHHREGLLAIFKSGGIPALVKMLGSPVDSVLFYAITTLHNLLLHQEGAKMAVRLAGGLQKMVALLNKTNVKFLAITTDCLQILAYGNQESKLIILASGGPQALVNIMRTYTYEKLLWTTSRVLKVLSVCSSNKPAIVEAGGMQALGLHLTDPSQRLVQNCLWTLRNLSDAATKQTSLAEVDVMQEGMEGLLGTLVQLLGSDDINVVTCAAGILSNLTCNNYKNKMMVCQVGGIEALVRTVLRAGDREDITEPAICALRHLTSRHQDAEMAQNAVRLHYGLPVVVKLLHPPSHWPLIKATVGLIRNLALCPANHAPLREQGAIPRLVQLLVRAHQDTQRRTSMGGTQQQFVEGVRMEEIVEGCTGALHILARDIHNRIVIRGLNTIPLFVQLLYSPIENIQRVAAGVLCELAQDKEAAEAIEAEGATAPLTELLHSRNEGVATYAAAVLFRMSEDKPQDYKKRLSVELTSSLFRTEPMTWNETGDLGLDIAQGEPLGYRPDDPSYRSYHPGGYGQDAMGMDPMMEHDMGGHHPGTDYPVDGLPDLGHTQDLMDGLPPGDSNQLAWFDTDL